TCGGTGTGGGGCACGAGAAGAGTGAGCGCAAGACCTGGATCGTGATTTGGCTGTGTGGCGCGATGATGATTGCAGAAATCGCCGGCGGCTTGCTGTTCGGCTCGATTGCCCTTGTGGCAGATGGGCTGCACATGAGTACGCATGCCGGCGCTTTGCTGCTTGCCGCGCTCGCCTACACCTATGCGCGCAAACACGCGAACGATCTTCGGTTTACGTTTGGCACCGGCAAGCTCGGCGCGGGTCGGAACGATCGTTGTGGAGGTCTTCGAGGAAGGCGTGCCACCGCGCTTTCGGGTGCGCTCCGAGGGCAACGTCCGACTCGCCGCAGAGTCGATCATGATCGAAACGGTAAGGCCCGACGGCGCATGCCAGCGATTCACCCTGATCGACAAAGTCGGCTATCTGGAATCGCTCGAGGAAATTCCGGAGCCGCATGAATTCACGGCGGACGTTCGCCTCGGCGACGACGACGCGTATCCAGTCCGATTCGAAGAGCATGCACATTCGCACGGCGCAGCACACCGCGACAACAACATGCGCGCCGCGGTGGTTCACGTGATCGCAGATGCGGCCGTCTCGGTGCTCGTGATCGTTGGGCTGTTGCTGGCGCGCACGTTCGGATGGCTATGGATGGATGCGCTCGCAGGTATCGTGGGCGCCTGCGTGATTGCCAGCTGGTCGTATGGGCTTATCCGCGACACCGGGGCTATCCTGCTGGATATGACGCCCGATGTCGGCATGGCGGACAAGCTCCGACAAACCATCGAAAGCGACGGCGATACGCTGACAGATCTCCATCTATGGCGCTTGGGTCCCGGCCATTTGGGCGCAATTGTCGCGGTGAAAACAACACAGGGACATCACCCAGATTATTTCCGTACGAAGCTTGCTGCGTACCCGTCGCTTTCACACGTCACCATCGAAGTGCAGAGTGCCTAAGCGTGGGGGAATTTTTCAGTACCGATGAACGTACCAGCCTCTGACACGCGCATGCCGACCCGAGTATTGGAGTCCCTGCTGAGCTGCCCCTGCTGCGGGCATCATTTGTCTATTGCACTTTCCCGCGCGAATTGC
The sequence above is drawn from the Pseudolysobacter antarcticus genome and encodes:
- a CDS encoding cation diffusion facilitator family transporter — translated: MRANTRTIFGLRLAPASSARVGTIVVEVFEEGVPPRFRVRSEGNVRLAAESIMIETVRPDGACQRFTLIDKVGYLESLEEIPEPHEFTADVRLGDDDAYPVRFEEHAHSHGAAHRDNNMRAAVVHVIADAAVSVLVIVGLLLARTFGWLWMDALAGIVGACVIASWSYGLIRDTGAILLDMTPDVGMADKLRQTIESDGDTLTDLHLWRLGPGHLGAIVAVKTTQGHHPDYFRTKLAAYPSLSHVTIEVQSA